CTTCGGGTAGGTTCGCTCGTGGATCTCGGCCAGTTCCTGTTCGTAGGTCTTGTGTTCCGGGAATTTGCCGGTACGGGCGGCCTCACGAGCGGCGTGGAGTTCCTTCGTGTCGTGCGCGCTCAGCGGCGGCGTGGTCTCGTTGGTGCCCTTGCCCGTCGAATAGGTGACACCCTTGCCTTCGGCCTTGTCGACCATGTGGTGGTAGGAATCGTCCGCGATGTTTCCCGGGAGCGTGCCCGTCATGTCCTTGAAGGTCTTCTGGTGCGCGTAGTCGAGCTGGTTGAGCTGGATCGCCGTGTTCGGGTCGCCCGCTTCCAGCGCGTTGCGCTGCGAATTCCGATAGGACTGTGCGGTGAAACCGGACTCCGCGGTCCGTGAACTGGTGCCGGTGCCGATGTGCTCCCGGTGCGACCGCAGTTCCTCCTGGTAGGCCGGGGCGTGGTTCTCCAGCAGCTTCTGCTGCTCGCCCGCACCCCGCTTGGCCTCACTGCCCCTGCCGAGCACCTCGTAACCGATCGGGTGCTCCGACTGGTGGGTGTCGCCACTGACCTTCTGCTTCGCCGGGCCGCCCGGTGCCTTGAGTTCGTTCGCGAACAGGTCGCTCAGCCGCTTCTGCTCCCGGTTCTTCGCGCCGTGCGTGCCTTCGTCGTAGCTCGCCTTCGCCTTCTTCGGTTGCTGCGGGCCCGACCCGGAAGCGCCGGTGCTGTCCGCACGCGGGCGCTTGCCGCCACCGGCGACGCGGCACGGGGTCACCCCGGTCAGGCCGAGCGGATCGATCAGGTGCGCCGGGTTGCCGACGTAGGCCAGCGAATCCGGCGCCGGTTCCAGGCCGAGCGGGTCGTGGGACAGGTACCGGCCGGTGTCCGGGTCGTAGTAGCGGTAGAAGTTGTAGTGCAGCCCCGTTTCCGCGTCGTGGTACTGGCCGGGGAAGCGCAGCGGGGTGTAGGCGCGCCCCGGCTCGCCGAGCACCTTGCCCCACAGCGTGGTGTGCAGGTGCCACGCCACTTCACCCGCCTCGTCGACCAGTTCGGCCGGGGAGCCGACAAGATCGGTGACGATGGTGTGGAAGCGTTCTCCTGGCGCGTTCCGGTGCCGTTCGAGCTGGGCGATCGGCCGCCCGGAGCCGGGTTCGATGTCCCACACCACGATGACGCCCGCCCGGACCTCCTCGGCCAGTTCCGGGCCGTCCCAGGTGAAGTCGATGCGCTCGGCGACCCGGCCGGCGCTGTCGAGCCGCTGCTTCGCGATCCGGCGGCCGAGCGCGTCGTACTGGTACACCCACCACCAGCCGTCCGGCGTGCCGACCGAGGTGAGCCGGTCGTCCGGATTCCAGTGGTAGGACCACGTCCGCTCACGACAGCGGCGCTGCACCGTGCGGCCGTTCGCGTCGTGCCGGTAGACCGTGTCCCCAGCGGCGGTGAGCAACGTGCCGTGGTAGTGGCGTGGCCCGATCGCCACGTCCGGCCGCGCCGGCCACTGGGCGTGCGTGATGGCGCCGGACGGACCGTAGGTGTAGTCCTCCCGGCAGCCGGGCCCGATCACCGTGCGCACCCGGCCGGTCTCGTCGACTTCCAGCGCGCGCGGCCCGGAAATGGCGTCGGCGATCGCCGAGAGGTGGCCGTCGCGGAGGTAGGCGTACTCGCGCCGCTGCGTGATCCGGTCGCCGCTGAACAGGGTCTGCCCGATCAGCCGGTTCTGGGGATCCCAGTGCTGGCGCAATTCCGATCGGCCGCCGTCCAGCCACCTCGACAGTTCCCGGCCGCACTCGTCGTACCCGAACCGCAGCAGCCTGCCGCCGGTGCGCACTTCGACCGGACGGCCCGCCGCGTCGTAGCCGAAGGAGGATTCCGCGCCAGAGGGGGTTCGGCGCGAGATCCGGCGGCCGAGCGCGTCGTAGCCGGAGCGCACCACGCGGCCGTTGACCGACTCGGCCACCACCCGCCCGAGCGCGTCGTAGGTGAACACGACCTCGGCGGTGTCGTTGCGCGCCGAGATCATCCGGTCCGCACCGTCGTAGGTGAAGACCGAGACCTCGGTACCGGCCCGGCGGGAGACGATGCGGCCCAGCGGATCCCGGTCGAGGTGGATGGTCTCCCCCGCGCCCCGGTCGATCAGCACGAGCCGGTTCGCGGCGTCGTAACCGTACCGGGTGGTGCGGCCGTTGAAATCGGTCTCGCCGCTCACGTTTCCCGCGGCGTCGTAGGTGTAGCGCCACACCAGGCCCTGCTCGTTGGTGACCGCCACCAGCCGCAGTTCGGTGTCGTAGGTGCGGGCGACCCGGTGCCCGTCCGGCCCGGTCTCGGCGATCGGCAGGTCGAACTGGCCGAACTCGGTGCTGGTGACCATGCCGCGCGCGTCGACGGCGTGCTCGGTGTTGCTCTCGGCGGTACCGCTCCATGTCCAGGTCGACCCGTCCGGCTCGATCCGTTCGCGCAGGTCCCCGTTGGCCGCCCAGCGCATCCTGGTCACCGCGCCGAGCGGATCGATGATCGCGCTGGTACGCCCGAATTCGTCGTATTCGTACCGGGTTACCGCGCCCAGCGGATCGGTGACGGCGACCGGCAGTCCCGCCGCGTTACGCTCGATCCGGGTGACACCACCGAGCGCGTCGGTGAGCACGGCGACATTGCCGGCGTCGTCGTACTCGTATTCGGTGACCGCGCCCAGCGGATCGATGGTGCGCACGAGCTTGCCGCGCGTGTCGAACTCCTGGCGCCAGACCGCCCCGTCGGGCCCGGTCCGCATCACCGGCTGGTCGCGTTCGTCGTACTCGGCCAGTGCGACGCCCCCGTAGGGCCGCGTCACGCGCACCACGTTCCCCGCTTCGTCGAGCTGGTAGGTGGTGGTGTGGCCCAGCGCGTCCGTGCGGCCGCGCACCCGGCCGTACTCGTCCATGTCCACTGTGGACGCATGGCCCAGCGGGTCGACCTCGCCCACCACCCGCAGGCGGTCGTCGAACTGGTACAGCGTGGTCGCACCGAGCGAATCCGTGAACCGGGTGACCAGGTTCGTCCGGTCGTACTCCAGCGCGCAATCCAGGTAGCCGCCAGAGCCCTCGGCGCGGACGCAGCGGCCGGTGGCGTCGAAACCGTAGCGGTACCAACGGCCGTTGCGATCCTCCCAGCGGACGATCCGGCCGTCGGCGTCGTAGGTGAACCTCGTCGGCACGCCCTGGGCGTCGACCACCTCGGCCAGCCGTCCCCGCGTGTCGTAGTGATACCTGGCAATCGCGGTTTCCGCGCCTGGCAAGCGAAGCGCGGTAACCAGCCCGCCCGAAGTCTCCACCAGCAGCCGGTATCCGGCGGAGTGCCGCAGTTCGACGGGCAGCCCGGCATCGTCGTACCGGATTCCGACGCGATTGCCGTCGGCGTCGCCGATGGCCAGCAACGGCATCGTGCGCCCGGTCCCCTCGCCGAAGAACAGCAGCCGGTCGGTGGCCGGATCGCCGACCACGTAACCGTTCGCGTCCCGCCACAGGCGCAGGCGCGGCCCGCTGTCCGGCACCACCGGGCCCGTACCGGCGGGCACCGGGAAGGTCAGCAGCGAGCCGTCGGCCAGCGCCAGGTGCAATCCGTCCGGTTCTGCTTCCAGCCGCTGGTCCAGAGTGGACGCCCAGGACGGGCCGAACAGGCGGCCGAATCGGTACGACGAGATGTGCGTGCGCGAAACCGCGAGCGGCAGGGTCCCGGCGAACTCCGCATCGGACTGGGCCAGGACCATCCAGCCGGTGGCGACGTCGATCGGATCGGCGCAGAGGGTGCGGTCCGCGATCGGGATGTTGTGCTCGGCCGGGTTGCCGCGGTCCCGCAGCGGGCGCGTGCCCGGTGCCGATGAGGGCGTCGTGCCGCCAGCGGTGACCGGCGGCACCACCGCGCCGTCCGGTGACGGGACGTCCCGCGCGCCACCGCCGCCGGACGTCGGCAGGTCGGCGATCTTCGGCGACGGCAAGGCGTCCAGTGCCTGGGGTGTCGTCTTCGCTCCGGCGTCGATGTGCCGCAGCGCCCCCGACACGTCGCCCAGGACGTCACCGGTGCGCTTCAGCAGCGGGACCAGCTCGCCCAGCGCGGTGACCACCTTGCCGGTGACGTCCGCGATCTTCGTCGCGGTGCTCGCCACCGCACGGGCCACCTGCGGCACCACCCAGGCCGTGCCGATGCCCAAGGTGCCGAGCACCTGCAACGCCCAGCTGATCAACCGGCCGACCAGTTCGGCGATGATGTCGCGGACCAGGCCGCGCACGGCCGCCACCAGCTCACCCGCCGTCCGGACCCCTCCGGCCGCACCCTCGGCCGCGTTCTGCGTGGCCGCGAGCAGCTTCGTGGTGTCCGCGCCGCGCGCGCGGTAGGTGTCGGCCGCGGCACCGGTCCAGCCCGCGGTGTCGGCGGTGACCATCGTGGTCAGGTCGGCGCTGATCGCACCCAGTTCCACGGCGACGTTCCGCCACGTATCGGCGTGCGCCGAGATCTGGGCCGGGTCCCCGGCGAGCGCGTCCAGCGCGTCCTTCAGCGGGCCGACGTGTTCCATCAGCCACCCCACGCCGTGGGAGAGAATGGTGCCGAAGGGGTCCATGGCCGCGCCGAGCGCGTCCAGTCCGGCACCCGCGACGCCGAGCGCGCCCGCGGCCCAGTCCCCGCTTTCGATGGAGGCCTTCAGATCCGACGCGGATTCCAGCAGCGGCGCGCCGCTCACCGCGGTGGTGGAATCCTGAGTGGTGGCGACAAGAGGATTGGTCACGTCCGGGTCCGTCTCAGGCTAAGCGGGCAGGGCACTACCAAGGCGAGTTTTCGCCGTCCTGGTCCTCGGGCGGCTCGTGGTCGTCCGGTTCCTCGTCCGGAGCGGGGAACCGGCCGCGCAGTTCGGCCAGCATGAGTTCCCTGGTCTGCGGATCGTCGTCGCCGAGTTGCCCGGCCATGACCTCGCCGACCCGTGTCGCGATGCCCGACTGCGCCTCCCGCATGGTGGCCAGGATCAGCGAGGCGAGTTCGGGCAGCGGGATGGTGCGGGCCTTGGGCGTGAACTCGAGATCGGTCACGCTGCCGTCCGCGCGCACGGTCACCCGCACAGCGCCCGACGCGCTGGTGGCGCTCAGTCGCAGTTCTTCGGTCTGCCTGGCGACTGCCTCGTACTTCTCGGCCTTGGCGGCGAATCCGCCCGCCCATTCGTTGAGGCGTGCGAGTGCCTCGCCGGGATCACCGCTCATCGCCGTGATGCCGCCGGGATCGGCTCCGGTCATCATTGTCCTTTCTCGATGATCGCTTCACGAAACGGCTTGGCGGTGGTTTCCTCGCGCACGGCGTAGGCGGCACCGGCGGTGCGCACGTTGGCCGCGGTGGTCCGCATCGCCTCACCGGACGCCTGCACGGCGGCCACTCCCCGCTCGCCGACCGGATTCACCACGGGTGGCAGGAAGGCGCAGAGCAGACCGTAGGCATCACCCGGCATCGACGCCGCCTTCGCGGCGGCCAGTGCGGTCTCCAACCGGTCGCCCAGCCCGTCGAGGTGGTCGGCGTGCGCGGTGAGTTCGTCGGGAACGACTTCGAATCCGGTCATGGCTACTTCCAGTTCTTGTTCTTCCAGTCCCCGATGGTCGGCGGGGCGATCGCCTGTTCACCCTCGAAGAGTTCGGGATCCGCTTCGAGGTAGTCCGCGAGCCCGTACTCCTCGTCCTCGACCGGCCTGCGCCCCGCCCCGAGCGGCCCGCCCATCGGCGGCGGTGCGCCGCGTTCTTCGTTCTGTGGCACGGGCGAACGGCGCTCATCACTGTCGCCGCGCCGCCGCACGCGTCCACGGGCCGCGCCGCCCGACCCCGGACTCGGACCGGTAGTGGGCTGGACAATCCCACCGGGGCCGTGCGGCCGCACCGGTTCCCCTGGTGGCATCGGGGGAATCCGACCTGCCGCAGCACTGGAGGCGGCGGAATCCGGCTTCACGGACGCGTCAGCGGCA
The genomic region above belongs to Amycolatopsis sp. YIM 10 and contains:
- a CDS encoding RHS repeat-associated core domain-containing protein, whose product is MTNPLVATTQDSTTAVSGAPLLESASDLKASIESGDWAAGALGVAGAGLDALGAAMDPFGTILSHGVGWLMEHVGPLKDALDALAGDPAQISAHADTWRNVAVELGAISADLTTMVTADTAGWTGAAADTYRARGADTTKLLAATQNAAEGAAGGVRTAGELVAAVRGLVRDIIAELVGRLISWALQVLGTLGIGTAWVVPQVARAVASTATKIADVTGKVVTALGELVPLLKRTGDVLGDVSGALRHIDAGAKTTPQALDALPSPKIADLPTSGGGGARDVPSPDGAVVPPVTAGGTTPSSAPGTRPLRDRGNPAEHNIPIADRTLCADPIDVATGWMVLAQSDAEFAGTLPLAVSRTHISSYRFGRLFGPSWASTLDQRLEAEPDGLHLALADGSLLTFPVPAGTGPVVPDSGPRLRLWRDANGYVVGDPATDRLLFFGEGTGRTMPLLAIGDADGNRVGIRYDDAGLPVELRHSAGYRLLVETSGGLVTALRLPGAETAIARYHYDTRGRLAEVVDAQGVPTRFTYDADGRIVRWEDRNGRWYRYGFDATGRCVRAEGSGGYLDCALEYDRTNLVTRFTDSLGATTLYQFDDRLRVVGEVDPLGHASTVDMDEYGRVRGRTDALGHTTTYQLDEAGNVVRVTRPYGGVALAEYDERDQPVMRTGPDGAVWRQEFDTRGKLVRTIDPLGAVTEYEYDDAGNVAVLTDALGGVTRIERNAAGLPVAVTDPLGAVTRYEYDEFGRTSAIIDPLGAVTRMRWAANGDLRERIEPDGSTWTWSGTAESNTEHAVDARGMVTSTEFGQFDLPIAETGPDGHRVARTYDTELRLVAVTNEQGLVWRYTYDAAGNVSGETDFNGRTTRYGYDAANRLVLIDRGAGETIHLDRDPLGRIVSRRAGTEVSVFTYDGADRMISARNDTAEVVFTYDALGRVVAESVNGRVVRSGYDALGRRISRRTPSGAESSFGYDAAGRPVEVRTGGRLLRFGYDECGRELSRWLDGGRSELRQHWDPQNRLIGQTLFSGDRITQRREYAYLRDGHLSAIADAISGPRALEVDETGRVRTVIGPGCREDYTYGPSGAITHAQWPARPDVAIGPRHYHGTLLTAAGDTVYRHDANGRTVQRRCRERTWSYHWNPDDRLTSVGTPDGWWWVYQYDALGRRIAKQRLDSAGRVAERIDFTWDGPELAEEVRAGVIVVWDIEPGSGRPIAQLERHRNAPGERFHTIVTDLVGSPAELVDEAGEVAWHLHTTLWGKVLGEPGRAYTPLRFPGQYHDAETGLHYNFYRYYDPDTGRYLSHDPLGLEPAPDSLAYVGNPAHLIDPLGLTGVTPCRVAGGGKRPRADSTGASGSGPQQPKKAKASYDEGTHGAKNREQKRLSDLFANELKAPGGPAKQKVSGDTHQSEHPIGYEVLGRGSEAKRGAGEQQKLLENHAPAYQEELRSHREHIGTGTSSRTAESGFTAQSYRNSQRNALEAGDPNTAIQLNQLDYAHQKTFKDMTGTLPGNIADDSYHHMVDKAEGKGVTYSTGKGTNETTPPLSAHDTKELHAAREAARTGKFPEHKTYEQELAEIHERTYPKPTQRDWEALERGNYEKPVYDPKDTDTD
- a CDS encoding YbaB/EbfC family nucleoid-associated protein, with amino-acid sequence MMTGADPGGITAMSGDPGEALARLNEWAGGFAAKAEKYEAVARQTEELRLSATSASGAVRVTVRADGSVTDLEFTPKARTIPLPELASLILATMREAQSGIATRVGEVMAGQLGDDDPQTRELMLAELRGRFPAPDEEPDDHEPPEDQDGENSPW
- a CDS encoding type VII secretion target, translated to MTGFEVVPDELTAHADHLDGLGDRLETALAAAKAASMPGDAYGLLCAFLPPVVNPVGERGVAAVQASGEAMRTTAANVRTAGAAYAVREETTAKPFREAIIEKGQ